In a single window of the Chondrocystis sp. NIES-4102 genome:
- a CDS encoding alkanesulfonate monooxygenase: MWSDEEFHFRGDFYRINGGWVKPKPVAHPYPEIFQGGNSKAARIMASRVSDWYFMNGNTVEGVKEQIQEVSTLARKEGRKIKFGLNAFILVRDSQKEAHAVLQEIIAKADKEAVKGFGDAVKQAGASTSEKVGMWANSNFEDLVQYNDGFRSGLIGTKEQVAEKIQKFHEVGVDLILGGFLHYSDDLPAFGRNVIPLVHKLESLRTTEELVNV, from the coding sequence ATGTGGAGTGATGAAGAGTTCCACTTTCGAGGCGATTTTTACCGCATCAATGGCGGTTGGGTTAAACCAAAACCCGTTGCACATCCCTATCCAGAAATATTCCAAGGCGGTAATTCCAAAGCTGCTCGCATTATGGCATCTCGTGTATCTGATTGGTATTTTATGAATGGCAACACTGTTGAGGGGGTGAAAGAGCAGATCCAGGAAGTATCTACTTTAGCCCGTAAAGAAGGACGCAAAATTAAGTTTGGTTTGAATGCTTTTATTTTGGTTCGAGATTCGCAAAAAGAGGCTCATGCTGTCTTGCAAGAAATTATAGCTAAAGCAGATAAAGAAGCTGTTAAAGGATTTGGGGATGCCGTAAAACAAGCAGGTGCTTCTACTAGCGAAAAAGTGGGGATGTGGGCAAATTCCAATTTTGAAGATTTAGTGCAGTATAACGACGGTTTCCGCTCTGGCTTAATTGGGACTAAAGAACAAGTAGCAGAAAAGATTCAAAAGTTCCATGAAGTAGGGGTAGACCTTATTCTTGGGGGCTTTTTACACTATAGCGATGATTTGCCTGCCTTTGGTCGTAATGTAATTCCTCTAGTGCATAAGCTTGAAAGCCTTCGTACAACTGAAGAATTAGTAAATGTTTGA